From the Desulfonatronovibrio magnus genome, one window contains:
- a CDS encoding IS3 family transposase (programmed frameshift): MSMSYSLHFKENVVKMVLTGSNSQAQVAKDMGVPASTMRYWLKTIQHPGSTTMAKHEKRPQDWSSKEKLEALIEAAKLSDEELGAWCRQKGVHTHHLDKWKNEFSQEQSKNNDGNVRQLKKELKGLKKELNRKDKALAETTALLVPQKKSGCYLGGQRGRLIHSQEKRRILTLVEEACQSGARLKKACAIIGLTPRTIQRWQNAEKLEDKRKQSSRKPLNKLSKMERQRILKVINSPKYRSLSPHQIVADLADKEIYLASEATIYRILREEGQNTHRQPSKAKKNIKPEELKTTAPNEVWTWDITYLPSPVKGDFFYLYMVIDLYSRKVITWQIHTREDSDFASALITEGCHLENVGKDQLVLHSDNGSPMKGATMLATLQRLGVMPSFSRPSVSNDNAYSEALFKTLKYRPWYPQKPFASLTDARTWVEGFVNWYNHEHRHSNLAYVTPNDRHAGRDRRILAKRKMVYQRAKMAKPERWSGRTRSWTAPAEVTLNKKRTSNTEKIAV; this comes from the exons ATTTCAATGTCTTACTCTTTGCATTTTAAGGAAAATGTAGTCAAAATGGTACTTACAGGTTCTAATTCTCAAGCTCAGGTCGCCAAAGATATGGGAGTACCTGCGTCTACCATGCGATACTGGCTTAAAACAATCCAGCACCCAGGAAGTACCACGATGGCTAAACATGAAAAACGTCCCCAGGATTGGTCCTCTAAAGAAAAACTTGAGGCCCTGATTGAAGCAGCCAAACTATCAGATGAAGAACTGGGAGCTTGGTGCAGACAAAAAGGAGTACACACTCATCACTTGGATAAGTGGAAAAATGAGTTCTCCCAGGAACAGTCCAAAAATAATGACGGTAATGTCCGTCAGTTAAAAAAAGAACTTAAAGGCCTTAAAAAAGAGCTTAACCGTAAGGATAAAGCACTGGCTGAAACCACCGCCCTCTTAGTAC CTCAAAAAAAAAGTGGATGCTATCTGGGGGGACAAAGAGGACGATTAATCCATTCCCAGGAAAAAAGACGCATCCTGACACTTGTAGAAGAAGCATGTCAGTCGGGAGCCAGGTTGAAAAAGGCCTGTGCCATAATCGGGTTAACTCCAAGGACCATTCAACGATGGCAAAACGCTGAAAAGCTTGAAGATAAACGTAAGCAATCAAGCCGAAAACCACTCAACAAGCTGAGCAAAATGGAACGTCAAAGAATACTCAAAGTCATCAACAGTCCGAAGTACAGAAGCTTGAGTCCGCATCAGATCGTTGCTGACCTTGCCGATAAGGAAATATATCTGGCGTCCGAGGCGACCATTTACCGAATACTTCGGGAAGAAGGTCAAAACACTCACAGGCAGCCCTCAAAAGCCAAGAAAAATATCAAGCCAGAGGAACTGAAAACTACGGCTCCGAATGAGGTCTGGACCTGGGATATTACCTATCTTCCAAGTCCAGTTAAAGGTGATTTTTTTTACCTTTACATGGTCATTGATCTTTACAGCAGAAAGGTTATCACCTGGCAGATACACACCCGGGAAGATTCCGACTTTGCCAGCGCCTTGATCACGGAAGGATGTCACCTGGAAAACGTAGGCAAAGACCAGCTGGTTCTGCATTCGGATAACGGATCTCCCATGAAGGGAGCAACCATGTTGGCCACATTGCAGCGACTGGGGGTTATGCCATCCTTTTCAAGGCCAAGCGTAAGTAATGACAATGCCTACTCAGAAGCCTTGTTCAAGACTTTGAAATATCGCCCTTGGTATCCTCAAAAGCCCTTTGCAAGCTTGACTGATGCCAGAACATGGGTTGAAGGTTTTGTTAATTGGTACAACCATGAACACCGCCACAGCAATCTGGCATACGTGACTCCCAATGATCGGCATGCTGGCCGGGACAGGAGAATCTTAGCCAAACGCAAGATGGTTTATCAAAGAGCAAAGATGGCAAAACCTGAAAGGTGGTCAGGTCGTACCAGAAGTTGGACCGCGCCTGCTGAAGTTACCTTGAACAAAAAAAGAACCTCTAACACAGAAAAAATCGCGGTTTAG